The Hemicordylus capensis ecotype Gifberg chromosome 6, rHemCap1.1.pri, whole genome shotgun sequence genome window below encodes:
- the LOC128330101 gene encoding olfactory receptor 5V1-like, which translates to MENQTAYTEFVFLGFSSFPDPHSLFFLLFLTMYITTILGNGLILATAWLDSGLHMPMYYFIRHLSFLDICYTSVTLPHMLRNLMAETKTISFHGCLIQLYFLVVFVGVECLLLAVMAYDRYVAICHPLSYSLFMNRKVCTQLVAASWACGLLNSVMHTTMTALLPFCASRSLDHLFCDVPQLLKLACTDTFPNQMTLLVVTLLLGVSPFLCILVSYVHIVAAILRIRTTHGRHKAFSTCASHLTVVTLFYTTGMFSYNRPNSKYPVYIDTLASVLFNTVTPMLNPIIYCLRNKEMKEVLKRLLTLKVPSSL; encoded by the coding sequence ATGGAAAATCAAACTGCATACACAGAATTTGTCTTCCTGGGCTTCTCCAGCTTCCCTGATCCCCACTCGCTCTTCTTTCTCCTGTTCCTGACTATGTACATCACCACCATACTTGGAAATGGGCTTATCCTGGCCACTGCATGGCTGGATTCTGGCCTCCACATGCCCATGTACTATTTCATCCGGCACCTGTCATTCCTGGACATCTGCTATACATCAGTCACGCTGCCCCACATGCTTAGGAACCTGATGGCAGAAACAAAGACTATTTCCTTCCATGGCTGTCTCATCCAGCTTTACTTTTTAGTGGTGTTTGTTGGGGTTGAGTGCCTCCTACTGGCAGTGATGGCATATGACCGATACGTTGCCATCTGCCATCCACTTTCGTACTCCCTCTTCATGAACAGGAAGGTCTGCACACAGCTGGTGGCAGCATCCTGGGCCTGTGGCCTCCTCAACTCAGTAATGCACACCACCATGACTGCCCTTCTGCCCTTCTGTGCCTCTCGCAGCCTTGACCATTTGTTCTGCGATGTCCCCCAGCTACTCAAGCTGGCTTGCACGGATACCTTCCCCAACCAGATGACACTCTTGGTGGTAACTCTGCTGCTTGGCGTCAGTCCTTTCCTTTGCATCCTAGTTTCCTATGTCCATATTGTAGCGGCAATCTTGAGGATCCGCACCACCCATGGCCGCCACAAAGCATTCTCCACTTGTGCATCACACCTCACAGTGGTCACCTTGTTCTATACCACAGGCATGTTCAGTTATAACAGGCCCAACTCCAAGTACCCTGTGTACATAGATACCCTGGCATCCGTACTCTTCAACACTGTGACTCCAATGTTGAACCCCATCATATATTGCCTGAGGAACAAAGAGATGAAGGAAGTCCTGAAACGTCTGCTCACTCTTAAAGTACCATCTTCCCTTTAG